A region of the Sphingomonas sp. S2-65 genome:
TCGCCGCACACCACCATTCGGCTGTTCGCGCCGAAACGGGTGAGGAACATCTTCATCTGCGACGGTGTGGTGTTCTGCGCCTCGTCCAGGATCACGAACGCGTCGGCCAGGGTGCGGCCGCGCATGAAGGCGATCGGCGCGATCTCGATCTCGCCCGATGCGATGCGCCGCTCGACCTGTTCGGCGGGCAGGCAGTCGTACAGTGCGTCGTAGATCGGGCGGAGATAGGGATCGACCTTCTCCTTCATGTCACCGGGCAGGAAGCCCAGCCGCTCGCCCGCTTCCACCGCCGGGCGCGACAGGATCAGCCGCTGGACGTTGCCGGTGATGAGCTGTGCCACCGCCTGCGCGACGGCCAGATAGGTCTTGCCGGTACCTGCTGGCCCCAGCGCGAAGATCAGGTCGTTGGAGATCAGGTCGCGCATGTAATGCGTCTGCGCCACCGAACGCGGCACGATCGTCTTCTTGCGGGTGCGGATCATCACCGAAGGCGGCGGGCCGCTGCCTTCGGGATCGGCGCGCATGATGCCGGCAAAGGTCGGTTCGTCGGACATGGCGATCACTGCCTCGATCAGCCCGGTGTCGATTGCCTCGCCGCGGATCACCCGCGTCTGGAGCTCGGTCAGCACTTCGCGGGCGTGTGCCACCGCTTCGGCCGATCCCTCGATCACCACGCGCTGGCCGCGGGCGTGGATGTAGACGCCCAGACGTTCCTCGAGCGCGAGGATGTTCGAATCATATTCCCCGAACAGCTGGGGCAGGAGCTGCGGCTTGTCGAACGTCACCTCGACCCGGGAGCGTTCGCCGGACTGGGCGGGGACTGGCTTGCGGCTCATGCGGCTCCTTGAAAATAAACGGGAAAATCAGTGAAGTTGAGAAAGTTGCGGTTCTCACATGGGTCTCGCAACTTCATGCAAAAAGGGGCTGCGCGGCCATCGAGGCCGTAACTGGGAACGGGAGCGGAGGTTCCGTTGCGCATGATCGCCGCGAAGGATGACAGAGCATTTCCAACAAGGACAGGGGGAAGATGCATCGATCTTCCCCCTGCCATGCGATTGCGTCAGTCCTGCTTCAGCGACGCCATGTCGATGACGAAGCGGTACTTGACGTCGCTCTTCACCATCCGCTCGTACGCGCCGTCGATCTCCTGGATGTCGATCATCTCGACGTCCGACACGATGTTGTGATCGCGGCAGAAGTCCAGCATCTCCTGAGTCTCGGCGATGCCGCCGATCAGCGAGCCGGCAAGCGAGCGGCGCCCGAACACCAACGTGCCGACGTTGAGCGCGGGATGCGGCTCTTCCGGCACGCCGACCAGCGTCATCGTGCCGTCGCGCTTGAGCAGCGCCAGGAACGGGTCGAGATCGTGGCTTGCCGCCACCGTGTTCAGGATGAAGTCGAAGCTGCCGGCATGGGCCGCCATCGCGTCGGCATCCCTGGACACGATCAGGTCGGCCGCCCCCAGCCGCTTGGCATCGTCGCGCTTGTTCGGGGAGGTCGAGAAGACATAGACCTCGGCGCCCATGGCCGCGGCGATCTTCACGCCCATATGGCCCAAACCGCCCAGGCCGACGATGCCGACCTTCTGGCCGGGGCCGACCTTCCAGTGCTTGAGCGGCGAATAGGTGGTGATGCCCGCGCAGAGCAACGGCGCCACCGCGGCAAGGTCCTTTTCGTCATGCCCGACCTTGAGCACGAAGCCCCGGTCGACGACGATGTGATCCGAATAGCCGCCGAAGGTGTGGCCGCCGAGATGCTTGTCCGGACCGTTATAGGTGCCGACGAACCCGGTCTTCTCGCAATATTGCTCCTCGCCGGCATTGCAGGACGGGCAATCCTGGCAGCTGTCGACCATGCAGCCGACGCCGGCGATGTCACCCACCGCCAGGTCGGTCACGTCGCTGCCGACGGCACTGACGCGGCCGACGATCTCATGGCCGGGTACGCAGGGGTACAGCGTGCCGCCCCACTCGCCACGCGCGGTGTGCAGGTCCGAATGGCAGACCCCGCAGAACAGGATGTCGATCGTTACGTCGCGCGGGCCGGGATCACGGCGCTGGAAATCGAACGGCGCGAAGGACGATTCCGCATCGTGCGCGGCATAGGCTTTGGCTGGGGTCGGCATGGAGGCTTCCCTGATCTTTGCTTTGGAATGGGCGCGATATCGCGCGAAGCATAGATAGGGAGGATTGCCCGCGTTTCAGGGGGAGGCGGGCCGTTCCGGGCAAAAATGCTGCCGCGCGCGACCGTCAGCGGCACGCCCCCTTGCGAAGCGCGTATTTCGCAAAGGGTTTTTGGACGCCGCCCTTGCTTCGGGCGACGATCTCCCAGGTGAGGCGGTCGCCCGCGATGCGCCAGCGGTTTACATAGGCATTGTCGGGATATTGGTAGGTCATGTCGAACCCGTCGGCGCGGCTTTCGCCACGGGCGGACGCCGCGAACGCGCCCCCGAAGCTGTCGGCCCAATATCCGACGATAGGCTCCGCCGCCTTATTCGGCTGCTTGCCGCCGCCGCCCAGGATCAAGTGCGCCGCATATTGATCCTCGGGATCGGCGATCGCGCTGCTTGCCGCCTCCACCGCCACCATCGCATCTCCCACGATGGGATAAGCGGATATCGCCACCGCCACCGCCTTGCCCATCACCTCGCCGCGCCCTTCCCAGCATCCGCTGAGCGCGCGTACCGATGCCGGCACCGGCGTGGCAGCGGGCTCCGCGGCCGGTGCGGCGGACGATGCCGCGAGCAGGGCCGCGGCGACGCAAAGCTTCTCGATCATGGGTCCCCGCATTTTCAGAACGCTGCCGTAACGAAGCAAGTCTTCGCACTCAACCATAAGCTCAAGCCGCCGCCTTCACCCGCTCCATACCCGCCAGCGAATTGGGATCGGCGCGGACGATGTCGACCTCCACCATGTCGCCGATCTGCGCGCTTGTCGTCAGGTGCACCGACTGGAGCCACGGCGACTTGCCGAGCATCTGCCCCGGCAGCTTGCCCTTGCGCTCGATCAGCACCTGGCACGTCTTGCCCAGCGTCGCGGCATTGAACGCCGCCTGATCGCGATTGAGCGCGGCCTGCAGCCGCTGGAGCCGCGCGTCCATCACCTCGGCCGCTACCTGCCCTGCCATGTCCGCTGCCGGGGTGCCCGCGCGCGGGCTGTACTTGAAGCTGAAGCACTGGGCGTAGCCCACCGCGTCG
Encoded here:
- a CDS encoding PhoH family protein — its product is MSRKPVPAQSGERSRVEVTFDKPQLLPQLFGEYDSNILALEERLGVYIHARGQRVVIEGSAEAVAHAREVLTELQTRVIRGEAIDTGLIEAVIAMSDEPTFAGIMRADPEGSGPPPSVMIRTRKKTIVPRSVAQTHYMRDLISNDLIFALGPAGTGKTYLAVAQAVAQLITGNVQRLILSRPAVEAGERLGFLPGDMKEKVDPYLRPIYDALYDCLPAEQVERRIASGEIEIAPIAFMRGRTLADAFVILDEAQNTTPSQMKMFLTRFGANSRMVVCGDPNQTDLPGGSNASGLNDAVRRLEGLEGIAISRFTAADVVRHPLVGRIVYAYEGPDA
- a CDS encoding NAD(P)-dependent alcohol dehydrogenase yields the protein MPTPAKAYAAHDAESSFAPFDFQRRDPGPRDVTIDILFCGVCHSDLHTARGEWGGTLYPCVPGHEIVGRVSAVGSDVTDLAVGDIAGVGCMVDSCQDCPSCNAGEEQYCEKTGFVGTYNGPDKHLGGHTFGGYSDHIVVDRGFVLKVGHDEKDLAAVAPLLCAGITTYSPLKHWKVGPGQKVGIVGLGGLGHMGVKIAAAMGAEVYVFSTSPNKRDDAKRLGAADLIVSRDADAMAAHAGSFDFILNTVAASHDLDPFLALLKRDGTMTLVGVPEEPHPALNVGTLVFGRRSLAGSLIGGIAETQEMLDFCRDHNIVSDVEMIDIQEIDGAYERMVKSDVKYRFVIDMASLKQD